The Fusarium musae strain F31 chromosome 12, whole genome shotgun sequence genome window below encodes:
- the APF1 gene encoding Apicidin F synthase produces the protein MKEVSASTSNAFSINDTPFNTYIHHLTRQNQEEAKTYWEKRFADLSNTRLFPQSQDPDHQPLATDSLHRILELQHSKRQVHLQGKTDIVAQTGWALTICQYTANSDTLFGTILSGRESAAASIEGIEAIVGPTITTVPVRTIFNYDSSVSDLITAVQDDNLNAIRFSHIGLAWNKRLV, from the coding sequence ATGAAAGAGGTTTCAGCCAGCACAAGCAACGCTTTTTCTATCAACGATACCCCTTTCAACACTTACATTCACCATCTTACTCGACAGAACCAGGAAGAAGCGAAGACCTACTGGGAAAAGAGGTTCGCCGACCTTTCCAACACACGGCTCTTTCCCCAGTCACAAGATCCCGACCATCAGCCATTAGCAACAGACTCGCTCCATCGCATTCTCGAGCTACAGCATTCCAAAAGACAGGTTCATTTGCAAGGCAAGACAGACATAGTGGCTCAGACAGGCTGGGCCCTCACTATCTGCCAATACACAGCAAACAGCGATACTCTCTTCGGCACCATCTTGTCCGGACGAgagtctgctgctgccagTATCGAAGGAATAGAGGCCATCGTTGGACCAACTATAACCACTGTTCCAGTTCGAACAATCTTCAACTACGACTCTTCCGTATCGGATCTCATTACCGCTGTGCAAGACGATAACCTCAATGCGATTCGCTTTTCTCAcattggcttggcttggaacAAACGTCTCGTATAA